One window of Haemorhous mexicanus isolate bHaeMex1 chromosome 16, bHaeMex1.pri, whole genome shotgun sequence genomic DNA carries:
- the LOC132334803 gene encoding uncharacterized protein LOC132334803 isoform X4 produces the protein MWELSLLSHSPTLILVCSLRQRCPEREEDEGGCAQRGPALLHPAVPPGKGQAQTDLLGGPEFPSLCLCPAPWSCVPPQPHKVQSRPSLCSPFQALLEGTQDDLREPPVAKVLRALLRQKRLAASLDA, from the exons ATGTGGGAATTGTCACTCCTGAGCCATTCCCCAACCCTCATCCTTGTCTGCAG cctcaggcagcgctgcccagagcgagaggaagatgaaggtggctgtgctcagcgtggccctgctcttctccatcctgctgtgccccccggCAAAGGCCAAG CTCAAACAGATCTCCTTGGAGGCCCTGAAttcccatccctctgcctgtgccctgctccctggagctgtgtccccccacagccccacaagGTCCAGTCCAGACCCAGCCTTTGTTCTCCTTTCCAGGCACTCCTGGAAGGAACCCAAGATGACCTCCGAGAG ccccctgtgGCTAAAGTGCTGCGTGCTCTTCTGCGGCAGAAGCGCCTGGCTGCCTCTCTGGATGCCTAg
- the LOC132334803 gene encoding uncharacterized protein LOC132334803 isoform X1, which produces MWELSLLSHSPTLILVCSLRQRCPEREEDEGGCAQRGPALLHPAVPPGKGQAQTDLLGGPEFPSLCLCPAPWSCVPPQPHKVQSRPSLCSPFQALLEGTQDDLRELDLDNVAVLETPAGVRPSPFMATTAQAIPVCPSTGQCTPPDSPDNAFPQGSSPGKPFPRAPAAIPSRSPQDPLDEPGCSPCPSCASWPGAQCFWAGAQQSCTPLLPQPLP; this is translated from the exons ATGTGGGAATTGTCACTCCTGAGCCATTCCCCAACCCTCATCCTTGTCTGCAG cctcaggcagcgctgcccagagcgagaggaagatgaaggtggctgtgctcagcgtggccctgctcttctccatcctgctgtgccccccggCAAAGGCCAAG CTCAAACAGATCTCCTTGGAGGCCCTGAAttcccatccctctgcctgtgccctgctccctggagctgtgtccccccacagccccacaagGTCCAGTCCAGACCCAGCCTTTGTTCTCCTTTCCAGGCACTCCTGGAAGGAACCCAAGATGACCTCCGAGAG ctggatttAGACAATGTAGCGGTCCTGGAGACGCCTGCCGGTGTCAGACCCTCCCCTTTCAtggccaccacagcccaggccatcccagtctgtcccagcacAGGCCAGTGCACCCCTCCTGACAGCCCAGACAATGCCTTTCCCCAGGGCTCCTCACCAGGGAAGCCTTTCCCCAGGGCGCCTGCTGCAATCCCATCCCGgtcaccccaggaccccctggatgagccaggatgcagcccctgccccagctgtgcctcttgGCCAGGAGCCCAGTGCttctgggcaggagcacagcagtcCTGCaccccattgctcccacagccccttccctaa
- the LOC132334803 gene encoding uncharacterized protein LOC132334803 isoform X6 — MDSAPAQASGSAAQSERKMKVAVLSVALLFSILLCPPAKAKALLEGTQDDLREPPVAKVLRALLRQKRLAASLDA, encoded by the exons ATGGACTCTGCACCAGCGCAGG cctcaggcagcgctgcccagagcgagaggaagatgaaggtggctgtgctcagcgtggccctgctcttctccatcctgctgtgccccccggCAAAGGCCAAG GCACTCCTGGAAGGAACCCAAGATGACCTCCGAGAG ccccctgtgGCTAAAGTGCTGCGTGCTCTTCTGCGGCAGAAGCGCCTGGCTGCCTCTCTGGATGCCTAg
- the LOC132334803 gene encoding uncharacterized protein LOC132334803 isoform X2: MDSAPAQASGSAAQSERKMKVAVLSVALLFSILLCPPAKAKALLEGTQDDLRELDLDNVAVLETPAGVRPSPFMATTAQAIPVCPSTGQCTPPDSPDNAFPQGSSPGKPFPRAPAAIPSRSPQDPLDEPGCSPCPSCASWPGAQCFWAGAQQSCTPLLPQPLP, from the exons ATGGACTCTGCACCAGCGCAGG cctcaggcagcgctgcccagagcgagaggaagatgaaggtggctgtgctcagcgtggccctgctcttctccatcctgctgtgccccccggCAAAGGCCAAG GCACTCCTGGAAGGAACCCAAGATGACCTCCGAGAG ctggatttAGACAATGTAGCGGTCCTGGAGACGCCTGCCGGTGTCAGACCCTCCCCTTTCAtggccaccacagcccaggccatcccagtctgtcccagcacAGGCCAGTGCACCCCTCCTGACAGCCCAGACAATGCCTTTCCCCAGGGCTCCTCACCAGGGAAGCCTTTCCCCAGGGCGCCTGCTGCAATCCCATCCCGgtcaccccaggaccccctggatgagccaggatgcagcccctgccccagctgtgcctcttgGCCAGGAGCCCAGTGCttctgggcaggagcacagcagtcCTGCaccccattgctcccacagccccttccctaa
- the LOC132334803 gene encoding uncharacterized protein LOC132334803 isoform X5, which translates to MKVAVLSVALLFSILLCPPAKAKLKQISLEALNSHPSACALLPGAVSPHSPTRSSPDPAFVLLSRHSWKEPKMTSESPLWLKCCVLFCGRSAWLPLWMPRLEGPVSFFLSSGMRR; encoded by the exons atgaaggtggctgtgctcagcgtggccctgctcttctccatcctgctgtgccccccggCAAAGGCCAAG CTCAAACAGATCTCCTTGGAGGCCCTGAAttcccatccctctgcctgtgccctgctccctggagctgtgtccccccacagccccacaagGTCCAGTCCAGACCCAGCCTTTGTTCTCCTTTCCAGGCACTCCTGGAAGGAACCCAAGATGACCTCCGAGAG ccccctgtgGCTAAAGTGCTGCGTGCTCTTCTGCGGCAGAAGCGCCTGGCTGCCTCTCTGGATGCCTAg GTTGGAAGGACCAGtgtcctttttcctctccagtggCATGAGGAGATGA
- the LOC132334803 gene encoding uncharacterized protein LOC132334803 isoform X3, whose protein sequence is MDSAPAQASGSAAQSERKMKVAVLSVALLFSILLCPLAQAKALLEGTQDDLRELDLDNVAVLETPAGVRPSPFMATTAQAIPVCPSTGQCTPPDSPDNAFPQGSSPGKPFPRAPAAIPSRSPQDPLDEPGCSPCPSCASWPGAQCFWAGAQQSCTPLLPQPLP, encoded by the exons ATGGACTCTGCACCAGCGCAGG cctcaggcagcgctgcccagagcgagaggaagatgaaggtggctgtgctcagcgtggccctgctcttctccatcctgctgtgccccctggCCCAAGCCAAG GCACTCCTGGAAGGAACCCAAGATGACCTCCGAGAG ctggatttAGACAATGTAGCGGTCCTGGAGACGCCTGCCGGTGTCAGACCCTCCCCTTTCAtggccaccacagcccaggccatcccagtctgtcccagcacAGGCCAGTGCACCCCTCCTGACAGCCCAGACAATGCCTTTCCCCAGGGCTCCTCACCAGGGAAGCCTTTCCCCAGGGCGCCTGCTGCAATCCCATCCCGgtcaccccaggaccccctggatgagccaggatgcagcccctgccccagctgtgcctcttgGCCAGGAGCCCAGTGCttctgggcaggagcacagcagtcCTGCaccccattgctcccacagccccttccctaa